The DNA segment CAAAGGTTACCTGCTCGACCTCGACCATCGCCTCTATGTCGAATTCGATTCCGGCACCGCCGTGCCGGCTGCGGCGGCGCACGATGCCGCGTCGCCGGCAAGCGAAAGCGCGCCACCGGCAATCAGTCTTGAAGAGGTCGAGCGCGCCCTGAGCGATGCGCCCGCGCCCGTTCAAGTCGCCCTTCGCGTGCTGGGAGATGAAACCATCGAGGATCACCCCTGCCAGGTGATTGAAGAACGCGCGACGTTTGCCGATGGGCGCGTTGAAGTGACGCGCAGCCGCCGCGCCCGCGACCTTTCCGGCTTGCCCTTGCTGATCGAAGTCGAATCGCCGAACGGCGCGCGCCTGACCACGGAGCGGCGCGGCATTCGCCTCGACGTATCGCCTGATGATTTCGCCGTCCCCGCGGGTTTCCGAAAAATCGATCAACTGCCTGCCGCAAAGAAATGAGCATGACAAAGCCCTCGCCGGTCGTGATGACGGGCGAAGGCTTTGTTAGCTTTCGCTTGGGCTCGGATTACTGGCCGGGCAAGCGTGCCGGCTGGCGGCGCGGGCGTTGCGGCATCGCCGGCGGCATATCCGGCTGCGGCGCCGCTCCCGGCTGCGTCGCCAGGGCTTCCATCGCGTCGTCCAGGCGATTCTGATAGACCTTGATCTTGCCGTCGGTTTTCAGCCGCTGTTGAAGCTCGGCCAGATAGGTCGAGAAGTAGACGTTGCGCTTTTCGTCGAGCATGCGCTGCTCCAGCGATTTCTTCTCTTTCTGAAACGCTTCGCCCATGTCTGCGTCTTTGCGCCCGACCACGGCCGCCACGACATAGTGGTCACTGTCGCTCTTCATCGGCTCGGCGGTCACCTGGCCGACGTTGAGCTTATAGATGGCCGCGCGGCTCTCGTCGGTCGTCAGCGGGCCGATGGAATCGGATTCGCCGATGCCCGGACGCTCGTCGACTTTGACGCCGAGTGAGTCGGCGATCTTCTTCATCTCGTCGGGCGATTTGGCCTGGCCGATCTGGCGGGCGCGATCCTGCGCCAGTTGTTTGGCGCGGTCTTCGCGGTAACGCTGCTCGACTTTGGCCCGCACCTCTTCAAATGTCGGGTCGTGCGGGTCGCGCTTCTCGACATACTGCGGGATGGCGAAGCCGCCCTGGACGTTGACCGATTCGCCGACATCGCCGGGATTCTGCAACTGGAAGACGGCGGCCTGAAGCTCAAAGGCACCGTTCAGCTCCGGCAAGTTGTCGCCGCGCGAAAAGAAGGGCGTCTCGCGCAGGGCGGCAACTTCAACGCCGCGCTGCTTGTTGATCTCGGTGACCACCGCCTGCGCGTCTTTGGTCTCTTTCAAACGTTGCAGCGCCTGATTCGCGATATTGACTGCTTCGCTGTAGCCCTTGCGCATGCGGGCTTCTTTGAGCAGCCCCGGCTTCGCCTCTTCGAACGTCGCCATGCGGCGCTCGATGACTTTCAGGATGTAGTATTTGTCACCCTTCTTGATCGGCTGGCTGACATCGCCGGCTTTGAAGTTGAACGCGTTGTTGAGCGGGTCATCGCTCTCGCGCTTGGCATCTTTGTTGACCCAGCCGATGTCGCCGCCGCCGGCCCTGGATGCCGCATCGTTGCTGTTTTCGCGGGCCAGCTTGGCGAAGTCTTCGCCGGCCTTGGCGCGGTCGGTCAGCTCCTGCGCCTTCTTGCGCACGGTCTCTTCGGGGTCGCCGGTCTGCTGTGCCGAAGCCGGCTTGTTGGGGTCGGGTTTCTCGACCTTCGGCACGTTGAGGACGATCTGGCTGACGCGCACCGCCTTGAGGTTGCGCTCCGGGTCGAAGTCCGGCTTCAGCTCATCATCGCTGACCTGTACGGCCTCGCCGGCCTTCGCCGAGTCAACGAAGATGTAGCGGGCGCGGCGCTGCTCTGTGGTGATCTTGAAGTCGTCTTTGTGCGAATCGAAGAAGGCGCGCAGGTCGCTGTCGGTGAAAGTCACCTTGTCCTTCAACTGGTCGGGACTGACATCGGCCCAGCGGATGCTGTAGCGGTTGTTGTTGCGGCGGTACTCGTCTTCGACCTCCTGCGGCGACAACTGCACGGCGGCGGTGATGTAGCTGCGCAGGTGCTCGGCAGAGAGGCTGGCGCGCAGCCCGGCTTCAAATTGCGCCGGCGTCATGCCGGCTTGAATGAGGCGCTCGCGATACTGTTCGGGGCCGGGCCACGGGCTGAAGGTCTGCTTCAGCCGCGCTTCGACTTCTTCGTCGGTGGCGCTGAGGTTGAGGCGGTCGGCTTCGTACTGGACGAGCTTCTCGCGCAGCAGGTTGTCGAGAATCTGCTGACCGTACTGCGCGTAGGTCGTCGTCAGGCTTTGCATGCCTGTGCGCCCCTGGCCTTGCGAAATCTGCCGGCTGAAGCCGGTGAGCGCGTCCTTGTACTCTTTGAGCGTCACCTCGTAGCTGCCGACTTTGGCGATGGTCGTATCACTGCCGCCGTTCTTGTTGCCGAACAAGCCGGCAGCGCCGCCCGAAACCGCGACCGAGAATAACCCGACCAGCGACAGCGTCATGACGAGGACGAAAAAAACCAACAACAGATTGCGCGAACGCTTGCGCCCGCTGAGGAACTTCAACATAGCGATTCCTGGCCTCCGAAAGGTTTGCTGCCCGCGCTCGCCAGACTAGGCGAGCGATCCCGGGTTGATGGGAAACACAAATTGTAGAGGAACAGCCGCGCAATTGACAACCGGTTGGCATGATCTCGTCAGGGTCTATTCATTCTCGGCCCAGAGACCGGGGATCAACCGCCAAGACGCCAAGGACACCAAGAGAAAGCCGCTCGCCTTTGGCTTGGCGCTCTTGGCGTCTTGGCGGTTGATCTCCCATGAATGAATAGACCCTGACGAGCTTGCTTTTCCAGTCCCGCACAAGGTGTTTGTTTCATTCCTTTCTCTCA comes from the Blastocatellia bacterium genome and includes:
- a CDS encoding peptidyl-prolyl cis-trans isomerase: MLKFLSGRKRSRNLLLVFFVLVMTLSLVGLFSVAVSGGAAGLFGNKNGGSDTTIAKVGSYEVTLKEYKDALTGFSRQISQGQGRTGMQSLTTTYAQYGQQILDNLLREKLVQYEADRLNLSATDEEVEARLKQTFSPWPGPEQYRERLIQAGMTPAQFEAGLRASLSAEHLRSYITAAVQLSPQEVEDEYRRNNNRYSIRWADVSPDQLKDKVTFTDSDLRAFFDSHKDDFKITTEQRRARYIFVDSAKAGEAVQVSDDELKPDFDPERNLKAVRVSQIVLNVPKVEKPDPNKPASAQQTGDPEETVRKKAQELTDRAKAGEDFAKLARENSNDAASRAGGGDIGWVNKDAKRESDDPLNNAFNFKAGDVSQPIKKGDKYYILKVIERRMATFEEAKPGLLKEARMRKGYSEAVNIANQALQRLKETKDAQAVVTEINKQRGVEVAALRETPFFSRGDNLPELNGAFELQAAVFQLQNPGDVGESVNVQGGFAIPQYVEKRDPHDPTFEEVRAKVEQRYREDRAKQLAQDRARQIGQAKSPDEMKKIADSLGVKVDERPGIGESDSIGPLTTDESRAAIYKLNVGQVTAEPMKSDSDHYVVAAVVGRKDADMGEAFQKEKKSLEQRMLDEKRNVYFSTYLAELQQRLKTDGKIKVYQNRLDDAMEALATQPGAAPQPDMPPAMPQRPRRQPARLPGQ